One segment of Alnus glutinosa chromosome 2, dhAlnGlut1.1, whole genome shotgun sequence DNA contains the following:
- the LOC133861162 gene encoding GDSL esterase/lipase At2g04570-like, translated as MAYMCMIWLLLTQFLVLSTKTGAKVPAIIVFGDSSVDAGNNNQIPTIARSNFEPYGRDFSGGKPTGRFSNGRIPTDFIAEAFGLKPTIPAYLDPEYKISDFATGVTFASAGSGYDNATSSVLSVIPLWKELEYYKDYQKRLREYLGEAKANDLISEALHLTSLGTNDFLENYYAFPGRRQSQFTITQYEDFLIGLAGNFIKALYGLGARKMSLGGLPPMGCLPLERATNLMGGNECSERYNKVALEFNDKLKSLTIELNKELPGIRLVFSNPYYAFLHIIRRPSLYGIEVTSVACCATGVFEMGYACNRDNLLTCTNADEYVFWDAFHPTQKTSSIISNYLMKTVLAQFL; from the exons ATGGCGTATATGTGTATGATATGGCTCCTTCTAACCCAATTCCTAGTACTATCTACCAAAACAGGTGCCAAAGTTCCGGCGATCATCGTGTTTGGGGACTCATCCGTTGATGCTGGAAACAACAACCAGATTCCAACCATTGCCAGGAGCAATTTCGAGCCTTACGGCCGTGACTTTTCCGGCGGCAAGCCAACTGGGAGGTTCTCCAATGGCCGGATTCCTACGGACTTTATCGCCGAGGCCTTTGGTCTCAAGCCAACAATTCCAGCTTACTTGGATCCTGAATATAAGATCTCAGACTTTGCCACTGGAGTTACCTTTGCTTCTGCTGGGAGTGGCTATGACAATGCGACTTCTAGTGTTCTA TCTGTGATACCACTTTGGAAGGAATTAGAGTACTATAAGGACTACCAGAAGAGGTTGAGAGAGTATCTTGGAGAAGCCAAAGCAAACGACTTAATAAGCGAGGCTTTACACTTGACGAGCTTAGGAACCAACGACTTCCTCGAGAACTACTACGCCTTCCCTGGCCGGCGGCAATCCCAGTTCACCATCACGCAGTACGAGGATTTTCTGATCGGACTTGCCGGAAATTTCATCAAGGCACTCTACGGTCTAGGAGCTCGGAAAATGTCCCTAGGAGGTTTACCTCCAATGGGGTGCTTGCCACTGGAGAGAGCCACCAATCTGATGGGTGGCAACGAGTGTTCGGAGAGGTACAACAAGGTGGCTTTGGAGTTCAATGACAAGCTGAAAAGCTTGACAATTGAGCTGAACAAGGAGCTTCCTGGGATCAGGCTGGTGTTTTCAAACCCCTACTACGCATTCTTGCATATAATCAGAAGACCTTCGTTGTATG GAATTGAGGTAACGTCAGTGGCCTGTTGTGCAACGGGGGTATTCGAGATGGGATATGCATGCAATCGAGATAATTTGCTCACTTGCACAAATGCCGACGAATATGTGTTCTGGGATGCCTTCCATCCAACACAGAAAACCAGTAGCATCATCTCCAATTACCTAATGAAGACCGTTTTGGCTCAGTTCCTTTGA
- the LOC133860857 gene encoding uncharacterized protein LOC133860857 gives MKKLYKKGQVHPSSLPSIADHLALLPATILTLSASLSAEDKEVLAYLIFSCSGTSNNLSGHPKTVTESKGGDGGGDHSPMFECNCFRCYMGFWARWDASPNRELIHEIIEAYEEELLKKKKRSAAKIKKGRRKRACDELKDGGEKGSEERPVIARDQLGESEVSADVSGGSDGDEVGSLEKGLVMRKIASFIGERIWSVWNIY, from the coding sequence ATGAAGAAGCTTTACAAGAAAGGCCAAGTGCACCCATCATCACTGCCATCCATCGCCGACCACTTGGCTTTGCTTCCGGCGACAATCCTAACCCTCTCTGCTTCCCTCTCGGCTGAAGACAAAGAAGTCTTGGCCTACCTCATCTTCTCATGCTCCGGCACATCTAACAACTTGTCCGGCCATCCAAAAACTGTTACTGAAAGTAAAGGCGGCGATGGCGGCGGCGACCACAGTCCTATGTTTGAGTGCAACTGCTTTAGGTGTTACATGGGTTTTTGGGCACGATGGGATGCTTCGCCGAACCGCGAACTCATACATGAGATCATTGAAGCTTATGAAGAGGAGTTgctcaagaagaagaagaggagcgCCGCCAAGATCAAGAAAGGGAGAAGGAAGAGGGCGTGTGATGAGTTGAAGGACGGCGGTGAGAAGGGCTCTGAAGAGAGGCCGGTGATCGCCAGGGACCAACTGGGTGAGTCAGAAGTCTCGGCGGATGTGAGCGGCGGTAGCGACGGTGATGAGGTTGGGAGTTTGGAGAAGGGGTTGGTGATGAGGAAGATTGCGAGTTTTATAGGAGAGAGGATTTGGAGTGTTTGGAATATATATTAG
- the LOC133861002 gene encoding centromere/kinetochore protein zw10 homolog has product MDALFDSINVRDLLCARDLSDPTCPLSAPDLRLLIQRLESHSLHIKSKVGSYLLSHHHHFASLFSLCNDAVSHSDLISSNLSDLLRFISDRPIDVEIRDLMEELSEKTREARTRRELLELARAVVEISERLKGVREGIRNGRLKFAAEEVRELKMALRVRDGGDVADESVREREPVVYGLLKKEWSDCFEQIQEVLVNFMKNAVRFERDTNRLLVGYRLSLDGVDGIELQTVLEAMDVVGILDYGLAKVADLIIKYVVSPAVNPGSPISFVEELNQDSKGMTEAVLKIVPSVEPKIENVEGEAIYSAIIQLIKFIGKCICFENGSWIQSFGRLTWPRISELIICNFLSKVVPEDASKLADFQKIIESTSQFETALKEIMFISASDNKDERLSNFAENVEVHFASRRKTEILAKARKLLLQCNFDVPQEYTRRGPMLKKDRTAVNSYEQVVDLLFLSERCVVSKAATQLMELVHQTLKDVCLSSTRVALEFYRAARDAILLYEVVIPVKLEKQLDGINQVAVLMHNDCLYLSQEILGLAFEYRSDFPSSIKEHAVFVDMAPRFHLMAEEILQKQIQLILYNLKEAVDGADGFQNTHRKQQFELAKFSIDQVIFILEKVHIIWEPLLLPSTYKRSMCMVLESVFSKITRDILLLDDLAADETLQLQRLIYLMLENLSSLFESLDAVSRKEKSREDPTPSLDNLIPSLCKIRKLAELLDMPLKSITTAWESGELVSCGFTVSEVKDFIKGIFTDSPLRKECLWRIENPSF; this is encoded by the exons ATGGACGCGCTCTTCGACTCGATCAATGTCCGGGATCTTCTCTGTGCCCGGGACCTATCGGACCCGACCTGCCCGCTCTCCGCACCGGATCTCCGCCTCCTCATCCAAAGGCTTGAGTCCCACTCGCTCCACATCAAGTCCAAGGTCGGCTCCTACCTCCtctcccaccaccaccacttcGCCTCCCTTTTCTCCCTCTGCAACGACGCCGTTTCGCACTCCGACCTCATCTCCTCCAACCTCTCCGATCTTCTCCGGTTTATCTCCGACCGTCCGATCGACGTCGAGATTCGGGACTTGATGGAGGAGCTGAGCGAGAAGACCAGGGAGGCGAGGACCAGGAGGGAGTTGTTGGAGCTGGCGAGGGCAGTTGTGGAAATTAGCGAGAGATTGAAGGGCGTGAGGGAGGGGATCAGGAATGGACGGCTGAAATTCGCTGCTGAGGAGGTGAGGGAGTTGAAGATGGCGCTTAGGGTTCGTGACGGTGGTGACGTGGCTGATgagagtgtgagagagagagagccggtgGTGTACGGGCTGTTGAAGAAGGAGTGGTCGGATTGCTTTGAACAG ATTCAAGAGGTGCTAGTGAATTTCATGAAAAATGCGGTGCGCTTCGAGCGAGACACTAATAGACTACTAGTCGGGTATCGGCTGAGCCTTGACGGAGTTGATGGGATTGAGCTCCAAACAGTTCTTGAAGCCATGGAT GTGGTGGGAATTTTGGATTATGGGCTTGCTAAGGTAGCGGATTTGATAATCAAGTATGTTGTCTCGCCGGCCGTAAATCCAGGATCACCGATTTCATTTGTAGAAGAGTTAAATCAAGACTCGAAAGGAATGACTGAAGCAGTATTGAAGATAGTACCATCAGTAGAACCTAAG aTTGAAAATGTTGAAGGTGAGGCAATCTATTCAGCAATTATACAGCTCATTAAGTTTATTGGCAAATGCATATGCTTTGAGAACGGTTCATGGATTCAATCTTTTGGAAGATTGACATGGCCTAGGATATCGGAGCTGATTATTTGTAACTTTCTTTCCAAG GTTGTACCTGAGGATGCTTCAAAACTTGCCGATTTTCAGAAGATCATCGAAAGTACTTCTCAGTTTGAGACAGCTTTAAAGGAAATTATGTTTATTTCAGCATCCGATAACAAGGATGAAAGGTTGAGCAACTTCGCTGAAAATGTTGAGGTTCACTTTGCATCTAGGAGAAAGACAGAAATCTTGGCAAAGGCTCGAAAATTGCTTCTACAATGCAACTTTGACGTCCCTCAA GAGTACACAAGGAGAGGTCCTATGTTGAAGAAGGATAGAACAGCCGTAAATTCTTATGAACAAGTTgttgacctgctttttctgtccgAGAGGTGTGTGGTGTCTAAAGCAGCGACTCAACTTATGGAGCTAGTGCATCAGACACTTAAG GATGTTTGTTTGTCTTCCACAAGAGTTGCTCTAGAATTCTATCGTGCGGCTAGGGATGCTATACTTCTCTATGAAGTTGTCATTCCTGTCAAG CTAGAAAAGCAGCTTGATGGCATCAATCAGGTTGCTGTTCTCATGCACAATGACTGTCTTTATCTATCTCAAGAGATACTTGGGCTTGCATTTGAG TATCGTTCAGACTTTCCAAGTTCCATTAAGGAACATGCTGTATTTGTTGATATGGCTCCAAGATTTCATCTTATGGCAGAAGAAATATTGCAGAAGCAAATTCAgcttattttatataatttgaaaGAG GCTGTAGATGGTGCTGATGGATTCCAGAATACCCATCGGAAGCAACAATTCGAATTAGCAAAGTTTAGTATAGATCAG GTCATTTTCATTCTGGAGAAAGTGCATATCATATGGGAGCCACTATTGCTACCTTCAACTTACAAGAGAAGCATGTGTATGGTTTTAGAGTCagttttttctaaaattacGAGAGATATTCTCCTTTTGGATGATTTAGCAGCAGATGAGACGCTACAG CTTCAAAGACTGATTTATCTGATGTTGGAAAATCTATCTTCTTTGTTTGAATCCCTGGATGCTGTCAGCCGAAAGGAGAAGTCACGAGAGGACCCTACACCCTCTCTTGATAATCTCATACCATCTTTATGTAAAATCCGTAAACTGGCAG AATTATTAGATATGCCTCTCAAATCCATTACAACTGCTTGGGAAAGTGGAGAACTGGTCAGTTGTGGTTTTACAGTATCAGAG GTGAAAGATTTCATCAAAGGCATATTTACAGACtcacccttaagaaaagaatgCTTATGGAGGATAGAAAATCCcagcttttaa
- the LOC133861377 gene encoding protein disulfide isomerase-like 2-3 — protein MRNHRALLTTALPVFLLCFFFGFKFDRCDALYGASSPVLQLNPSNFKSKVLNSNGVVLVEFFAPWCGHCQALTPIWEKAATVLKGVATVAALDADAHQSLAQEYGIRGFPTIKVFAPGKPPADYQGARDVKPIAEFALQQVKALLKERLNGKATGGSNEKSEPSASVELNSHNFDELVLKSKELWIVEFFAPWCGHCKKLAPEWKKAAHNLKGKVKLGHVDCDAEKSLMSRFNVQGFPTILIFGADKDSPIPYEGARTASAIESFALEQLETNVAPPEVTELTGPDVMEEKCGSAAICFVAFLPDILDSKAEGRNNYIQQLLSVAEKFRRSPYSYVWAAAGKQPDLETRVGVGGYGYPALVALNVKKGAYAPLKSAFELEHIIEFVKEAGRGGKGNLPLDGAPVIVKTELWDGKDGEIIEEDEFSLEELMGEDAASKDEL, from the exons atgagaaatCACAGGGCGTTGCTCACAACAGCTCTACCAGTCTTCTTGTTATGCTTCTTCTTCGGATTCAAATTCGATCGCTGTGATGCACTGTACGGGGCGTCCTCACCAGTGCTTCAGCTAAACCCCTCCAACTTCAAGTCCAAG GTTCTGAACTCAAATGGAGTTGTACTGGTCGAGTTCTTTGCGCCATGGTGTGGCCACTGTCAGGCTCTAACGCCGATATGGGAGAAGGCAGCTACTGTCTTGAAAGGTGTCGCCACCGTGGCAGCGCTCGACGCTGATGCACACCAGTCCCTTGCTCAG GAATATGGGATTAGAGGATTTCCTACCATAAAGGTTTTTGCACCTGGAAAGCCTCCGGCAGATTACCAAGGGGCTAGAGACGTCAAACCCATTGCAGAATTTGCACTTCAACag GTAAAGGCACTTCTAAAGGAACGATTAAATGGAAAAGCAACTGGAGGATCAAATGAAAAATCTGAACCTAGTGCTTCTGTAGAATTGAATTCCCACAATTTCGATGAATTGGTACTTAAAAGTAAAGAACTCTGGATTGTGGAGTTCTTTGCGCCTTG GTGTGGACATTGTAAAAAATTGGCTCCTGAGTGGAAGAAGGCTGCTCATAACTTAAAGGGGAAGGTGAAGCTAGGTCATGTTGACTGCGATGCAGAAAAG TCTCTAATGAGCAGGTTCAATGTTCAAGGGTTTCCCACCATCTTAATATTTGGTGCTGACAAAGATAGCCCAATCCCCTATGAGGGTGCAAGAACTGCCTCGGCCATTGAATCATTTGCTCTAGAGCAGCTGGAAACAAATGTTGCACCTCCTGAAGTGACCGAGCTGACTGGCCCA GATGTCATGGAAGAGAAATGCGGTTCAGCTGCCATCTGTTTTGTTGCTTTCCTTCCTGACATTTTGGATTCCAAGGCCGAAGGGAGGAACAATTACATTCAGCAGTTATTATCAGTTGCAGAGAAGTTCAGAAGGAGTCCATACAG CTATGTCTGGGCAGCAGCTGGTAAGCAGCCGGATCTTGAGACACGTGTAGGTGTCGGTGGGTATGGGTATCCAGCGTTGGTAGCATTGAACGTGAAGAAAGGTGCATATGCCCCACTTAAGAGCGCATTTGAGCTTGAACATATTAT AGAGTTTGTGAAGGAAGCTGGGCGTGGAGGGAAGGGCAATTTGCCTCTGGATGGCGCTCCCGTGATTGTAAAGACGGAGCTGTGGGATGGTAAAGATGGAGAGATCATTGAAGAGGATGAATTCTCCCTTGAAGAACTCATGGGGGAAGATGCTGCAAGCAAGGATGAGTTATGA